From the Parus major isolate Abel chromosome 1A, Parus_major1.1, whole genome shotgun sequence genome, the window ttgccagcaggtcaagggtGGAGATCCTGCCCcctactcagccctggtgaggcacatctggaatagtgtccagctctgggcttcaCAGGACAagagagagacatggagctccttGACTAGGTCCATTTGAGGGCTACAAAGATGATtaggggactggagcatctctcttgtGAGAATAAGCTACACTTCTAACCACATCTtctggagagaggaagaaaagattttGCCATCACAGCCAAACTTACTTTAAATGCCTCATTTGGTATCCCTCTGCGACCAAGCCTGTTCTTACTAACATCAATGAACGTTAAGGTAGATGGTAACTCAGGGAGTTGCCTTATCCTGTTGTCACGAAGCACCAACTCCTGAAGTTGGGGCAATCTTCGGAAGGCATCCTTGTGGATATCTGATATGAAGTTTGCAGTCAAATCGATCCTCTTTAAATGGTCTGGAAGAGAAATAAGATACAACAGACTTATAAGAATGTAtttcctgaaattttaaaaaaaccctgcctaTGTCATTCTTTATACATCTTTCAGTGAAAGACTTCAAAGTTGAGTTTTaagatttctgtgtgttttgggaATCTTATAAATTATTATCTTTTGGAAAAAGacatcaaaggaaaagaaacatattttcattaccTTTCTTTATTTCAACAATTTTCTATATGTAAGAAATTTGATATATTgacttttttataaaatatgctCAAgcattttttccaataaaaaaaaatacaaaccccaaattaaatttaatatttggGGGgtgaaattacttttctaaaGTTGATTGTaagtaacagcaaaaaaaacaatCAATGATCATtgttatttataataattcaaaTGTTTGGCAGAGAATCTGTATCTGACATATGGATCTTTATGCTCCaaagtaacaaaataaataaatgtatatttatgtgTAAAATTTACCATAATCAAAcattatataaaatgtatcacTTTATTTTTGGTTGTTATGATCcagaaataatcaaaattaagGCTGATTTCAATAATACTGCTATCCATACTTAAGTTAGCAAAGTCATTTCTGCTGATCTTCTTGATTCTGTTATAGCGTGAATAGAAATACGTGGTTTTCTTAGGCAATGGTGGAACAGCATCAAGGTCACGATCATCACAGTAGACTGTGGTGCCTAGGCATGTACACAAGAGGCAAGTGGGAAGACCTATCAAGgaatttagaagaaaacactttattAGAAAGAACATGTATAAAAATCATACATATATTTCTACAATAAAATGCTCACATAAGCACCTAACCATCAGACTTTGTCTATGGTAAAGTTCACTTCTCATTCTGCTTTGATCACCAAATCATAATTATATGATTATATGATACAACAATAAggtgattaaaatatttttaaaatgtttaaaatttaattgaaaacattttaaaaataaataaaataatattaattaattaaatttaaattcaattcattaaaattaataaaataatttaaaaataaatttaaattaaaattttcttatatCTAGGAGaacaattaatttattctaaTAAATTGTTTCTCAGACTATAATAGAATATTTGGTGACATCAAACACCCAGAAGTTGATTTCTCCTTAAAACAGCAAGTGGAGGTATTCCTAGATGGAGGAATAATAGCTGATGAATGATATTTCCTACTTAATCTGTCTCTCTGTtactctctttctctcctccccctccctttttatatttctttctaacTCTCTCTCCTCACTCACatttactattaaataaaatccatccTATTCACTTTGGCATATGGTCTCATTTGCACCTTAATTCAGGCAGAGGCATCCCTCTAACAATTTTAATAACCAGATTGTAGCACTTGCGACACTGACTTTTTGATACATCTTTTCCTTGATTATGAGAATAAATCAGCATATCTGTTTGCCATTTTTTAATCCCATAGAAATACTTCTCTGTTTCaggttttcctcctccttgtaGCAGATGGGGTTTGCTCTTGCTACTTATAGGATAGTAGGATAATTCAGgaatatgaaaatgtttttcttgcagaTTAGTTTTACCTCCATATCAGATGTGGCTACATGAGAGATGTGCCTTCTTAATCTGCCCCAATTTGTAGGTTATTGAGGTGCCTTTTGAGACAAGATTAAAGAATCAGTAACCAGattactcttttatttttatgtgataATCTCTACTTAGGCATTCAGTAATACAGTTTCTGGAGAGATAAGGATCCTTTCATGCTTTCCCTAACTTTCTCCACAGGACAGATGAAATTGGCTACAGAGAGGAGGTCTGACACTGGGGAAGAAATATTCACACCTTGAACTAATCCAGCAAATCTAGGCCTAAATGAATACAGAGTTAAGGATGGctgatattttttcataatattgGAATATAGTACCATAGTTTGGGGAAAGGGATTCACCCTGTCCTAGTTTTAGAGGAGTGGTATTTCTCACCTGTTCCTGGTggacaccaaaaaaaaacaaagataaaaggATTCAAAAATATATCAAGAAAAATGAGCTTGGCTTACTATTGCTGAGCCTTATATTCTTCTATTCAATACCAGGCCAATAGCAGCAACATCTGACAGGAAAATATGTTGCTTAAAAAACGAAGACACTAGAGACATCTGATTTGATATCTTACTGTCTTGAGCATTTCTTTAGTTGATGCACTACTTGATTTGCATTCAGTACTCAAAGATGTTGACAGATACAGAATTCATCAAATATAATATTTACAGGACATATTGTAACATCttgtaattttcaaaattgaaaaggggtatgggactttttttttctttttttctgaaatctcattccatttttacttttcttgaCACTGTATATTTTTGTCTGGTAACAAAATAAGATATGAATATTAACTTCCATGAATACATAATTTTGGAAGCAGGAACTCTCAGggtttatgttttgttttttgttttgtttttttgtttttttgaaatttaatttttcttctatggCACTCAGCTGTAGTGTTGGGCATAGTAAAAAGTAGGATTTTCCTGTTACTGTATGTTGATCACCATACAACACAAAAAGATCCCACACAGCAATGGAGTGAGCTTTACCTACTCTAATTTAGAGGAGCTTCTGGCAAATGTCAAAAATTAACAGTGCAAAATTTGTGTCAGAGAGGGACAGATTATGTTTTGCAATTTTAATTCTCCTGCAAGATTtataaaattcttatttcaCTATTGtcagaagaactgaaaataattttcattaaaaagttcTAAGTAGCTGTCGTTCCTTAAGTTTTTCAGTGCATAGTTTCCATGGTCAAAAATTCTTCAACATTTTAATTATACTTTGTATGACTATATTCATTAAACCATGTAGCAAATAATAATTAGACAGTTGATAATGACATTGAAAtgtaagacagaaaaacaagtaCTGGTAGCATTGCCAACAATCAGAAAATTTTTGGGTTGTAAATCTTCACTGGcatgttttttttataatgaaatagTATGGAAACCTTTTGACTAGGCACCTATCTGACTTTGAGGGATTCAAGATAGTCACATTGTGTCTTTCTGAAGTAAGAGGCATACAGAAATGATGTacttaattttcagtaaaaaaataaaatgggctTGCTCAAAATCAAAGctacacacaaaaataatttctttcctacTAACCATCTTGAGTCTGGGGTCCAAGAACCCCTGACCCTTGTGCTGAATACCCATCAATTAATTTTGGTGTTGATGCTTCATCTTCGGTTTCTTCTGTCAGTGGTGCAGAAGAATAACTCTCTTGAATTACAGAAGATAGTTCTGTCCCAATATCTGTCTAgggaagatgaaaaggaaatgttacTGTTTACTTCCCTTGGAGACTGTTTCTCTTCCAGTTACTCATATTCTCCCACTAGAGGTCACATATTTTCTGAGGTTTAGTGGTTATGCTGCTTTTTATCCAGGAGCTATAATGAATTCTGATGATATATAAAAAATTCATGAAAATCCAACatacttgtttgctttttatctcAGTATTTTGAATGTTTCTTATGTATGCACACATGCATATACTTCATTACAGAGAATATATActagcaaaattatttttccttatttatgtAAAGATAAATTAGACTTGTGATAAAAATTGATAAACTGTgtgtggaaaatgaaaatttcctgtgaaatatCAAAAAGGTGCAAGTCATTTACCATAAAATTGTAAATTTGACCATCATAGATACAAATCTAATATAGCTGTGCAGGCTCTGCTTAGAAGACtaacatgatttaaaaaaatattactaaatCTGAacatgatataaaaatattactaaataATTCTGAACTCTGACTTCACATGCACTTTTCTAATATGTTAAAGACTCTGGTTAACTTCATTCAATAGTAGTTGTGTTATGTAGTATGAAAATActgatgtaaataaaatattggatAAAACCTTGCTTTTAAAGCATCCATAAAATTTGGAAGATCCTTGCATGGaactagaattttttttttattttttttttttttatcattcacTCATAATTAGTCAAAACAGTAAGTTTTGTCAGGTTAACTTTAATTCTAAAAATGCTTAATTCTCTTGATTTTCTTATGTGACAGTTTAGGATAAAAATTAAGATGTAGCTATTTTCTTGTATCACATCACTGCTCATAAAAAGGGTATTGCAGACTTGCCAGGCTTGTTGCAAAGGGATCTGTGTTAGCAAAGAGGCAGAGTTGTTTTCTGTAATCACCAAGACATAGTTGTGTGGTCTTTGGAAGTTACTTTCCCCctgtattttcatttccccATGTGTAATAATATAGTTCAACTGAGCCAGAGCCCCTTTTGAAAGTGTACCCTTTATTCTTTAAATCCAAAACAATTAATTAGTGTCATTTTAGTTTTGCACATCTGAGGTGCTGTTAAAAATGTAGGTAATGTATTTAACCCTGTGGGTGCTGCACCCCTGTGCTGCAGTTAGCTCTCCTTATCCTTTTCTAAGGCACAGCCAAATATAGTTATTTTGTCACAGTATCATTATTCCAGGTGCAAAGGCACCAAAATTCTGCTTTAGTTTTCATCCAGTGCAGCTTTCTAGCACAACACCACCACAATACCATTGAATCCCAAGTCTTTTCACCTGACCATGTATCTCCTTTTTTGAGACCATCCCACAGCTACTGCTCTTTTTGCTGTCTCCATGAAGAACCAGTTGTAGAAATCAATCACAGTAGTGTTCATAAATTCTAATTATAAAAGACAGGTAAAATTAATTGCATCTAGGCTGGCCAAATAGTTGGAATTTCTAAAATTTGATTTGGTATTTAGACTATAGAAGTTAAAGGAGCTAAAGCACCTGACATCTGGATTCCAAACACAGACAAAACTTTGCTGTATTTGATACCTATTTGAATCATTttgtatgtaaatatatatatatatttcatatgtaACCAGCAGCTCAAGGTATGTGATTCTGCCCTTCCGTTATCTTCTTGTGAGACCCCATCTGCAGTACTGCTTTCAGCTCTGGAGTCTCCAGCTCAAGGAGGACTTGGGCCTGTGAGAgaaagtccagaggagggccaagaagatgaagacaggctgagagagttgggggtgttcagcccagagaaaagaaggctctAGGAAGACCTTATAGTAGCttttcagtacctaaaggggaCCTACAGGAAAACTGGAGAGAGGATTTTTAGAATgacatgtagtgataggacaagggggaatggcttgaaattgaaaattttgTATATAATTAAATTGTTTTACCTGTGGTGTGAGGCATTGGAAATGGTTGCCCAGAAAAGTTATAGATTCCCTTGCTCAAGgcaaggttggatggggttttgtgCAACCTGGGGCTAGTTGAAAGTGCTCCTGCTCATGGAAGTGGATGACCTTGgtaccttccaacccaaaaaattctgtgattctatgaactgtgaaaatgttgaaaaaaaccactttaCATCTCATAATAGACTATCTTGCAGCATAACTATATATATCATTCCAAGCAATATTAAGCATTATGATTATGGATTGCATTAGAACATCTAAATAACTACCTAAAATCTAATTCTTTtcaatacaaataattttgtttagaTTATATAATGGTAAtaggttaaaatattttatatccatttgtttcactgaagacagagaacatgaaaacaatgaaaaaccAGTAAGCACTGTGAACCATACGGGCTCAGATTTTGACTAAGAACATTTTAGGTTTTCTGTATATTCTTTAATTGTATTCTACTAAGCCACAGATTCTATTACTAATTAGAGTTTATAGATAAAAATGCCCCAATACAGTTACCAAGGTCATAACCTCACAAAATGCAAGGTAATCAAATGAGCAAGATGACCTTCAGGTGAACTGAGTAACTTGAGTTGATGTAAGAGTAAGGATGTACCTTGTCATTTTGCGCAGACAAATACACAGTGTTACCATCTGCAGCACTGACAGTAGACAGCTTAACCAGGAATGGACTTGGGGACAAATCAAAAGAAGGCTTTGGGAACAAAGGAAATGGGACAGCTGTTCTCCAAATGGAGGAAGCCTAGAGGGAGAGGTACATTCCAGACTTTTATTGACCCAGGTTACTGCACAAAAGTTCTTGCACATGCTGTCTACTTCACCAGATTTGTGGAAATCATATAGGAGCCCCTCTTCTGAAATTTGGAATTAAATCCAGAGATTTTAAGATCTGTTAATGTCTTTATATGCAGCTTACTGGAAGTAATATTCTGGATAAGAGTATTTTCAAGATAGACATTGTAAATAGGCTTCAGAACaaagataattttcctttcacttgTTATGGGATTTGGGTCATCTACACTGACTGCCACCTCTCTACGTATTTGGAGCATACTTTACGGAACTTAGTATCTTCGGATTTGTGATTTACTTTATGCTTTCTGAAGGTTTTTAGTTGATAAATCACTGTAGCTGTTGGTAGCAAAGTGGAGATGTCAATCTCTAGTATTTCCATTTCTACAGTGTTATCTCTTTTTTACTGCAGGATGTTACCTAGATTTGTAGATGCACAATTGAAAGTCTCCCAGCAGTTTCCCTGCAAATGCACTAAGGGGTGTAGGGAAACTCTTCCAAGTTGTTAGCATTATCTATTCAGTCTCCTGCAACTGTGAGTgtcataagaaaataaaaattattgacCTTAACTTAATGATGTTGCAATTTTTATGCTGCTAACAGAGTAGGAGTTCACTGATATATGTGTTTT encodes:
- the EPYC gene encoding epiphycan translates to MQTFVNVFLGFFIFESVGAAPITDTIIYDSEFYDIPLGELPHPFAYDENKQSDRGETDIGTELSSVIQESYSSAPLTEETEDEASTPKLIDGYSAQGSGVLGPQTQDGLPTCLLCTCLGTTVYCDDRDLDAVPPLPKKTTYFYSRYNRIKKISRNDFANLNHLKRIDLTANFISDIHKDAFRRLPQLQELVLRDNRIRQLPELPSTLTFIDVSKNRLGRRGIPNEAFKNLDELQHLYITDNNLDHIPLPLPESLQALHLQNNNIQEMHEDTFCKMRDFTYVRRALEDIRLDGNPINLSKTPYAYMCLPRLPVGNLI